One genomic segment of Salarias fasciatus chromosome 8, fSalaFa1.1, whole genome shotgun sequence includes these proteins:
- the vwa2 gene encoding von Willebrand factor A domain-containing protein 2, translating into MGSCHQLSMQWTPVCPDMHPDICLSLLLTLLLLQVQQNASVQEIQTSHENIVKINSAGEMMKCSAAMDILFLMDGSYSVGKGSFERSKHYAIKLCQALDIGPGKVRVGMIQFGSSPRLEFSLDSYLTKQELKKHMKKISFRGGSTQTGLALKYVLRKGFPGGRNSSSVARIAVLLSDGRSQGNVVQAAAQLKAAGVVLFAVGLRYPKWEELHALASEPMESHVFFAEHFYDAVNGLYTTLSTFAVCSATPPGCQVETFPCERKTLETVKELQGNFMCWKGSKGYSPYTSLCPFYRYNKVYRRHPTVCHRTLCPDPCDSQPCLNGGTCVSEGPEGFHCVCPPGYGGDPHCAPALSLDCSVDLLFLLEGSDALTLEGFLRLKSFLKRFLQTVIGSNSPSKVGLAVFGAEAQVEATVGRFNGDLRALLQAVEALKPFGGETRTGHALRYVTRHGFVSEPVFADVTDDLPRVVVLLTATPAIDEVVEPSKYARDREIFLIGVGPDSLKAQLNNITGNPQRTLTYSAPDRLTAKIPELKAKICSVDTQGCLGQAVDLVFALDASMGVGRDNFVALQNFVRSLTVQFDINRDVAQVALVTYGRRPATVFGLDAHETGSAILKAVGDAKFMGGVASTGTALLHIQSDVLTVAKGARPGVNKAVVVVTDGSGGDDAVVPAQRIRDSGVSVFVVGIGDVQSERLRQIAASEERMISVPSYEDLKYFEDVLVQMLCSEVKKAVNLCKPNPCMNNGTCILSGGSFRCQCQGFEGPHCETRSSRTPSRGDRPRPAGLRKKSRQKKNHQELLRHYKLHRRRHAA; encoded by the exons TTCAGCAGAATGCCTCGGTGCAGGAGATCCAAACCAGCCATGAAAACATTGTGAAGATCAACTCTGCAGGAGAAA TGATGAAGTGCTCGGCAGCAATGGATATTCTCTTTCTCATGGATGGTTCGTACAGTGTCGGGAAGGGGAGCTTTGAGCGATCCAAACACTACGCGATCAAACTCTGTCAAGCACTCGACATTGGGCCAGGCAAG GTACGAGTCGGCATGATTCAGTTTGGTTCCAGTCCGCGTCTGGAGTTTTCTCTGGACTCGTACCTCACCAAGCAAGAACTGAAGAAGCACATGAAGAAGATTTCTTTCAG AGGAGGCAGCACCCAGACCGGCCTGGCCCTGAAATACGTCCTGCGGAAAGGTTTCCCAGGCGGTCGGAACTCCTCCAGCGTGGCCCGCATCGCCGTCCTGCTGTCGGACGGGAGGTCCCAGGGAAACGTGGTCCAGGCAGCTGCACAGCTCAAAGCAGCAGGCGTGGTCTTGTTTGCTGTGGGCTTGCGCTACCCCAA GTGGGAAGAGCTGCACGCCCTGGCCAGCGAGCCGATGGAGAGCCACGTCTTCTTCGCCGAGCATTTCTACGACGCCGTCAACGGCCTGTACACAACACTGAGCACCTTCGCCGTCTGCAGCGCGACGCCACCAG GCTGTCAGGTGGAGACATTTCCCTGCGAGAGGAAGACGCTGGAGACCgtgaaggagctgcaggggaATTTCATGTGCTGGAAAGGCTCCAAGGGGTATTCCCCGTACACGTCGCTATGTCCTTTCTACAG gtacaACAAGGTTTACAGAAGACACCCGACAGTCTGTCATCGGACTTTATGTCCCG ATCCCTGTGACTCCCAGCCTTGTCTGAATGGTGGAACGTGTGTGTCAGAAGGCCCGGAGGGTTTCCACTGCGTGTGTCCACCTGGCTATGGAGGAGACCCGCACTGTG CTCCTGCGTTGTCGCTGGACTGCTCTGTGGACTTGCTCTTCCTGCTGGAGGGCTCGGATGCCCTCACCCTGGAAGGCTTCCTCCGCCTCAAATCCTTCCTGAAGCGCTTCCTGCAGACGGTCATCGGCTCCAACAGCCCCAGTAAGGTCGGCCTGGCGGTGTTCGGCGCCGAAGCTCAAGTGGAAGCCACAGTTGGGAGGTTTAACGGCGACCTGAGGGCGCTCCTCCAGGCCGTCGAGGCACTGAAGCCTTTCGGCGGGGAGACCCGGACGGGCCACGCGCTCCGCTACGTCACGCGCCACGGCTTCGTGAGCGAGCCCGTCTTCGCCGACGTGACCGACGACCTCCCCCGCGTGGTGGTGCTGCTCACCGCCACCCCCGCCATCGACGAGGTGGTGGAGCCCTCCAAATACGCACGCGACAGGGAGATCTTCCTGATCGGGGTGGGACCCGATAGCTTGAAGGCGCAGCTCAATAACATCACCGGGAATCCGCAGAGGACTCTCACCTACAGCGCCCCTGACCGGCTCACCGCCAAGATCCCCGAACTCAAGGCCAAAATCTGCAGTGTGGATACCCAAG GCTGTCTTGGTCAGGCGGTGGACCTGGTCTTCGCGCTGGACGCGTCGATGGGTGTCGGCCGCGACAACTTCGTCGCCCTGCAGAACTTCGTGCGCAGCCTCACCGTCCAGTTCGACATCAACCGCGACGTGGCTCAGGTGGCCCTGGTGACCTACGGCCGACGGCCCGCCACCGTCTTCGGCCTGGACGCGCACGAGACCGGCTCCGCCATCCTCAAGGCCGTGGGCGACGCCAAATTCATGGGCGGGGTGGCTTCGACCGGCACGGCGTTGCTCCACATCCAGTCGGACGTCCTGACCGTGGCCAAAGGGGCGAGGCCCGGGGTCAACAAGGCCGTGGTGGTGGTGACGGACGGCTCGGGCGGCGACGATGCCGTGGTGCCGGCTCAGAGGATAAGAGACAGCggagtttctgtttttgtggtcGGTATCGGGGATGTTCAGAGCGAGAGGCTGAGGCAGATCGCCGCTTCAGAGGAGCGCATGATCTCGGTGCCGTCTTACGAGGATCTCAAGTACTTCGAGGACGTGCTGGTGCAGATGTTGTGCTCAG AGGTGAAGAAAGCTGTAAACCTGTGCAAACCCAACCCGTGCATGAACAATGGGACCTGCATCCTGTCAGGAGGGAGCTTCCGCTGCCAGTGCCAAGGCTTCGAAGGACCCCACTGCGAAACAA GAAGCAGTCGGACCCCGTCCAGAGGAGACCGTCCGAGACCCGCTGGTCTGAGGAAGAAGAGCCGACAGAAGAAGAACCACCAGGAGCTTCTGCGTCACTACAAACTCCACCGAAGGAGACACGCGGCCTGA